The Patescibacteria group bacterium sequence TCCTCCAACTCATCTGTCTTTGCAGCTTGTCCAGGTCTATCCAGTAAGATCATATCGTCTATTACTACCTCTGTAACTGATCTTTGTTGTCCATCTTGCCCAGACCAATTTCTTGTCGAGAGTCGCCCTTCAACATAGACTTTTCGACCTTTGACCAGAAATTGACTGCAAAGTTCTGCAAGCTTATTCCAGGCAACTATACGATGGAATTCAGTCTCTTCATGTTTCTCACCTGTATCTGTGGTCCAAGACCGATTTGTAGCTAATCCAAATGTACAAACAGCTGTACCTTGCGGTGTATAACGTAGCTCAGGATCTCTTGTAAGATTACCAATTAACTGAACTCTATTTAAACTTCGTGCCATATTATTTATAATACCTTATTTTGTTCTTAATAACAAAAAACGCAAAATCTTATCATTTGCCATAAGACGCTTCTCAAAACCTTTTTCTACTCCTTTCTCCTCATCTGATTCGAGATGTAAAACATGATAAAAACCAGCAAGCT is a genomic window containing:
- a CDS encoding single-stranded DNA-binding protein; translated protein: MARSLNRVQLIGNLTRDPELRYTPQGTAVCTFGLATNRSWTTDTGEKHEETEFHRIVAWNKLAELCSQFLVKGRKVYVEGRLSTRNWSGQDGQQRSVTEVVIDDMILLDRPGQAAKTDELEEKAEPSASSNSTKVKEENVAPKQSKSGESSSSTDEEMVPPDDIPF